Below is a window of Mycoplasma sp. Mirounga ES2805-ORL DNA.
ATTTCAGTTGGCTTAGGTTTAACTTTAACAGTAGCTAGTGAATTTAAAAAGATAATACTTTTTGCTAAAAGTAAGTTAAGCAAAACTAATTAAGTTTTTTAGAAATGCATTTAAAATGCATTTTTTTTATTTTTTAATAGTTGAATAAATTATTTGTTGATTTTTATTATTGTTTAAATTTAATAATAAATAAAAGCGCATCTAGTAACGCGCTTAATTACTTTTAGATTTTTATTTTTTAGTTATTAAATCTATATCTCAAATTTTTTCAACTTCTTCAGTTTGCATTTGATATGATGAAGCAGACTTAATTGTAGCCTTTAAATATGGTCATGCTGGTTTATCAGGATTTAATTTGGCATAATATTTTTCTATTTTGTCTGAATATTCCTTAGCATCTTTTTCCAATTTATCTATTTCATAAACTCCATCAAATACTCGATTAAGTTTTGGTTTTACTTCAGGTTCTTCCTTTTTTGAACCAATTGTAAGACCTATGACTGGAAAGGCTTGACCTTTAATATTTAGGGCACCAATCAATTCTTTAGTCATAGCACGAACTAGTCCTATAAAGCATGTTCCATATCCTAGATTAATAGCCATATCTTGTAACATTGTAGCTTGAATAAATGCATCACCTACACCTACTGTATATGACTCAATAGAGTGATTATTGTATTCAAATTCAGGATATTCTTTCATTGCAAAATTCATTCTATTGTAGTCAGCAAGAAATACAACAAACATGTCGCATGATTCAATTGCTCCAGTATACTTAGATAATGATGCTATTTGTTTAAGTTGTTTTTTATCTCTTATAACAATTGCGCTTGAAGAGTGCCAATTAGATGAAGTAGGAGCTAATTTAATAGCATCAATTAATTTTTTGTAGTCTTCTTTTCTAATAGGTTTGCTAGTATCGTAGTTACGAACACTTGCTCGATTTAAAACACTTTTGTAAAAATCCATTTTTTAATTTCCTTTAAATATTATTTTATTTTTCTTGAATTAATTCTAAACCAGGTAACACAGAACCTTTTAAAAATTCTAATGTTGCTCCTCCACCTGTTGAAATATGTGAAAATAAGTGAGAAATTTTTTCCTTATTAACAGCTGAAGCGGAATCTCCACCACCTATTACTGAATAACAATCTTTTTGCTTTCCAATTGCATGAGCTATTGCAATAGTACCTTGTTTATAGTTTTCAAATTCAATAACACCAAGAGGTCCATTTCAAACTATTGTTTTAGCGTCTTCTAGACTTTTTATAAATAAGTCAACACTTTTAGGTCCTACATCTAATCCTTGATAACCATCTTCAATTTCATTTTCTTGAATAATAGGCTTAGAATCTTCAAATTCTTTTGAGACCTTGAAGTCAATTGGTAATACTATTTTATCTCTATATGTTTCATAGAATTTTTTTGAAAATTCAAGAGATTCAGAGTCTAATAATGAATTTCCTATTTTCTTTCCTTGAGCATTTAGAAAAGTATAAGCCATTCCTCCGCCTATTATTAATTTGTCGACTAATGGTGCAATGTTTTCTAATACTTTAATTTTATCTGTAACTTTTGCACCTCCGATTATTGAAACATAAGGTTTTTTAATATTTTCAACTAAAGGTGATAATGCTTCTAATTCTTTTTTTACTAAAAAACCAATTGCGCTTTCTTTTATATTTGCAGCAATTCCTCTATTTGAAGCATGTGCTCTATGCAAGGTTCCGAATGCATCGTTGATAAAAACATCCGCTAAACTAGCTCAGTACTTTCCTAATTCGGGACTATTTTTGCTTTCTGCTTTGTCATTTAGGTCTTCTCATCTTGTATTTTCAATTATGAGAATTTCTCCTGATTTTAAATTATTGAAAGTATCTTCAACTTGTTTTCCTCTTGTCGCTCTTACGTAATAAACTTTTTTATTTAATAATTTCTCTAATTCTAAATGTACAAGTTCTAATGTTTTTTTAGACTTGTCTTCCTCAGTTTTAATTCTTCCTAGGTGAGAAAGTATCATTAATTTCCCACCTTCATTTACTATGTATTTTATTGTTTCTATTGCTTTTGTAATTCTTGTGTTATCTTGGATAATTCCATTTTCAATTGGTACATTAAAGTCCGCTCTTAGAATAACTTTCTTATCTTTTAAATTTATATCTGTAACTATTTTTTTCATATATTTTTTCCTTCTTTTTACTTTATTTTGTATCTGTCACTTTTCTAATTATATCCATTCAATGATTAATATCTAGTGAAGCCCCACCAACTAAAAAACCATTTATGAATTCTTGCTTATCTAATTGTTCTACGTTTGAACTATTAACACTGCCACCGTAAAGAACTTGTACATTTTGATTTAGTATATTTTTAATGTATTTAGCTATTTCATTGGCATATTCGGCATTAGCGCTCTTGCCTGTGCCAATAGCTCAAATAGGTTCGTATGCAATAACTATTCTTGATAAATCTAAATCTTTGGTAGATTCAATAAGTTGTTTTTTAAGAATATCTTTTGATTTTTTATCCTCATATTCTTTGAGTGAATCTCCAATACAAATAATAGGGGTAATATTGTGTTCTATAAGTTTTTTAGCTTTAGCATTAACTAATTGATTCGATTCGTTTAAATAAGTTCTACGTTCTGAGTGGCCCAGAATTCCAAAATGAACACCAATGTTAGCAAGCATTTTAGCTGAAACCTGCCCTGTAAATGCACCATCTTCATGTTCACTTGAATCTTGTGAACAAGCCATAATTTTTTTAGTTCTATCAAAACCTTTTAGGGCAACTAAATTAATATGTGGAATAGCGATAGCTATATCTATGTTTTCTAATTTATCTCTATTCTTTTTAAATGTAAATTTAAATGCTTTGTTTAGGTTATCAATAAATTCTAAGGTTTCATCAAAATCCTTATTCATTTTTCAGTTACCAATTAATATTTTTTTATTCATTTCCTTCTCCTAGCAATTTTTCAAAATCATCTTCAGTAATTATTTTAACATTTAGAGCTTTAGCTTTTTCTAGTTTTGATCCAGCATTTTCACCTAATATTAAGTAATTTGTATTTTTTGAAATAGATGATGAAACATGGCCACTATTTTTTTCAATTATTTCTACATATCAATCTCTACTATTATTTAGTTTTCCTGTGATAACAAAATTGATATTTTCAAATTTAGTTGATACTAGCAGGTCATTTTTGTTTTTTGAATAATCAAATATAGAATCTAGATATTGCATAAGTTCTATATTGTCTTCTTTATTGAAATATTCAATAACACTCTCTATTATTTTAGGACCTATATTATTTATTAATTCCATGTCTTCAAAATTTTTATTATTAATCATCTCTGAAAATGAAGAATATTTTTTTGCGAATAATTTAGCTGCTCTTTCACCCATGTGTTTAATTCCTAAAGCGAATAAAACTTTATGAAATGGTGCTGTTTTACATCCTTCAATTGAATTTAAAAGATTATTTATTTTTAGATCCGCATATCTCGGTAGTTCTTTAATCTGCTGAATATGGTTTTGAAGTTCAAAAATATCTTGAATTCTAGTAATTAGATTTGCTTTATATAAGTCTTGAACAGTTGTTAAACCCAGTCCAGCTATATTTAATGCTTTTCTGCTTGAAAAATGATAAATAGAATTTATTTTTATTTCATCGCAATTAGGATTCACACAAAATTGATCAACATTGTCCTCTATTTCGACTAAATCATTATAACAAGATGAGCATTTTGTTATTTTTTCAAATGTTCCTTCTGAATTTTTAGAAACTAGTTCCAGAACTTTTGGGATTATTTCACCCGCTTTGACAATTTTGACTTCATCTCCAATATTTAAATTTAGTGATTTTATGAAATTATAGTTATGAAGTGTTGCGTTTTGAACAATAGTTTGATTTAGTTCAACAGGTTCTAAATTTGCAATGTATGTTACCTTGCCTGTTCTTCCTATTGAGGTTTTAATATTTTTAATTATGCTATAAGCAACTTCAACATCATATTTAAAAGCTATTGAGTGTTTAGGAAATTTTGCAGTTTTCCCTAATTTTTTTCAATATTTTAAGTTGTTTAACTTAATAACTAAACCATCTGCGTCGTATTCAAGATTATTTTTTATTTCTGAAAAGTTTTCTATTTCTTCTTCAAGTTGCTCTACTTCAATTATTTTTCCAAAAGATTTATTTATGGGTAGACCCAATGATTCAATAAATTTTAGTGCTTCATCTTGAAAATGTATATTGTGTTTTTCAGGCTGAACAAGTTCGTAAAGAAATGCTTGTAGGTTTCTTTCTTCAACAACATCAGAATCAAGTTGCCTTAATGTTCCACTTGCCGCATTTCTTGGATTTGCGAATAACTTCAATAATTTTTTATGTTTTTTAGGATCATCAATTTTCGCATTATTAAATAAGATTTCCTTATTTTTTTGCTGAATTTCATCATTTATTTTTTCAAATGATTGTTTAGGTAGAAATACTTCTCCGCGGATTTCTATTTTATCTTTATAATTGATATTTTGAGGCACTGTTTTTATTTTTTTAACATTAGTCGTGACATCCTCGCCTTCAATACCATCTCCTCTAGTTACGGCTCTAACTAGAATTCCATTATCATAATGCAATGATATTGATAATCCATCAATTTTAGGCTCAATGCTGAAGTTAATATCTTCAATAGGAACATTTTTATTTATATTATCAATAAATTTTGCAACTTCGTCATAGTGGTAGGCTTTACTTAAAGATAGCATTGGCTGTTCGTGTCTAAATTTTTGAGTATTTAGATTACTGTTATTACTTTTAGAACCCACTTTTTTTGTTGGTGAATTCGATAAAACTAACTCAGGATATTCATTTTCTAATTTTTCTAATTTATAGTAGTTTTTGTCATATTCTAAGTCTGAAACAGAAGGATTATTTTCAATGAAGTATTCTTCATCTCATTTATTTATAAGATCAACAAGTCTTTTAATTTCGTCTTTTATTTCTTTATTTTTTTCCATTTTTTTAATCCTTTAATAATATTATCAATTTTACAGAAAAACAGGCCATTACAAGCCTGTTTTTTTATATTATTTATTATTTTTGTGTTTGGGAAAGTAAAATGAATATTTTATTATTTTGTTTATAACCATTTTATTTAATAGTAAGCAATAAGAAAGGAGGTTTGCCTATAAAAAGTGCACAAATAAATGTTAAAACTATGTAAATAATTTAAAATACCAAGAAATTTTCTTTTTTATGTTATTAGGAAAACGAACAATAATCAAAAATAAACACTAATTTTTATATATAACCTATTTTTTGCAACTGAATTTTTGAATTAAATTCAATTGCTATTAAATTATATGCCTATAAATTTTTAAATATATTATTTTAAAAAAATATATTTTTAAAGTTATTAAATAAGCAAAAAAATTTCCATTTTTTGAAATATATATTTTTAGTTTAATTTAAGTTGTTGAGATTCTTGAAGTATATTAATTTTGAAATCTAGAAAATGTAATGAGCTATTGTATATCATCTAGGTAGGAAGTCTACGTGTATGCTTGTTGCTACAAAGATAATTAATCCTATCACAAATAAAGTAATCACATAGTCTTGTCATTTAAAAATTAAGTGACGATATCTCGTTCTTTTTTGGTATGGATCATATCCTCTTGTTTCCATCGCATTAGCTAAATCTTCTGCTTTTGCAAATGAAGTAACAAATAATGGAATTATTAGGGTAGTAAAACTTTTAGCTTTATCTTTTAGTTTACCATTTTTAAAGTCAATACCTCTACTTGCTTGAGCCTTCATAATTCTTTTAGCCTCATCTAATAGAGTGGGTATGAATCTTAAAGAAATTGAAATAATCATTGCTATTATATGAGTTGGAACAAAAAGAAATTTTAATGGGAATAATAAATCCTCAATAGCTTTAGTTAATAGAATAGGTTTAGTTGTAATAACAAATAAACTAGTTGCAATTATCATTACATAAACTCTTAATACTATTCCAAGAGTTGTCGCAAATACTTCATATGTTATAGCATATTTATTTTCACCGATGGTTCCTAAATATAATCAAACATGATGAATGGGGTTGCTAGGTCATAATTCATTTGGTAGAGGCATTGTGTAAATATTTATAAAAAATATCAATATACCTAGAAATAATGGAAGCTTAAGTAGTTTTAGAACAGGAACAAAACTTTTAGTTGCAATAATATAACCAATCATTATTGGAATTAATAATATTCCCAAGGTGATAAAGTAATCTGTTGCAAAGGTTAATGTTATATAAATAATTGAGACAGATAATTTAAGTCTTGGATCTAATTTATGAATAAAAGTCGAATTAGAAATATATGAACCTACTGGAGAACTCATTACTTACCCCCTTTTTGCTTTTTAGATTGATTTAAAAAATTAGCCAATTCATCAATAGATTTAACTTGAGGTATTTTTAACCCTTTCTTCTCAAGCTTTGAAATAAAGTTTAATAGTTTAGGTGGCTCCATTGAATTAGAGGTTAAGAAATCAACATCTTTTAAAACTTTATAAGTTTCGTCATCACGAATAATTTCGCCTTTTTTAAATACAATAACTCTTTTTGTTTCCTCTAAAACATTGTCAAGGTCATGAGTGACAATTATTATTGTTTTACCTTCATTGTTTAGTTTTCTAAAAATATCTAATATTTCTCTAACTCCTACTGGGTCTAGGCCAGCAGTTGGTTCATCAGCTATTAATACATCTGGTTCCATTGCTAAAATTCCAGCCAAGGCTACACGCCTTTTTTGCCCGCCAGATAAGCCAAATGGACTTTTTCTTAAATAAGTTTCATCAAGTCCCACTAATTCTAAATATTTTTTTGCTCTTGTCTTAGCTTCATCTATCTTTACTCCAAAACTCTTAGGACCAAAACAAATATCTTTCTCAATAGTTTCTTCAAATAGTTGATATTCTGCGAATTGAAATACAATACCTATTCTTTTTCTAATATCTTTTGCTTTCTTAACTTTTTTTCTTCTTGAAGGTTTTACGGAAAAAGTTTCAATAACTTTTTCTTTTTTCTTAGTTTTCTTATTGTATTTTTCATCCTCATAGACTCATTCTACAACTCCTTTATCAGGAAGTAAAAGAGCATTTAAATGTTCAATAAACGTTGTTTTTCCTGACCCGGTTTGTCCTATTATTCCAACATATTCACCTTGTTTAATAGTTGCACTAGCACTATCAACAGCTTTCATTTCATTTGGAGTTTTTCGATTGAAAATATGAGTTAATTCTTTTATATTTATTTGCATAATTGATCAATTAACTCCTTTTCATCATATGTCGGTTGAATACCTTTAATTTTTTCACTAAGTTTATATACAAATGGTGAATCTATTTTCGCTAAGTCAATAATTTTTTTATTTTTAAGTATTTCTTTTGGAGATCCTTGAGCAACTATTTTACCTTTTGAAAATACAAGTAAATAGTCCGCAAGAACAGCTTCATCCATATCGTGAGTTATTGAAATTAAAGTTTTTTTACGTTCTTGTTGGATTTCACGAATAATTTTTAAAACTTGAGTTTTACCTGCGGGATCAAGCATTGATGTAACTTCATCAAAAATGATAATTTCTGGATTCAAAGCTAAAACACTAGCAATTGCTACTCTTTGTTTTTGCCCCCCACTTAATACTTGAGGTTCCCTTGTTAGATATTCTTTCATACCAACTGATTCAGCTAATTTGTCAATAATTGGTTTCATTTCTTTTCTTGGCAATTCTTGGTTTTCTAGTCCAAAAGCTATATCATCTTCAACACTGGCTCCAATAAATTGGTTGTCTGGATTTTGAAAGATAATTCCTATTTTTTTTCTTATTTCTCTAAGAGTGCTTTTTGATATAACAGTTCCATTTATTTCTATTGAGCCTGAATATGGTTTATATAGAGCGACAAGAAGTTTACTAAATGTACTTTTTCCAGAACCATTATGTCCTAATATTGCAACGTATTTTCCATCTGGTATTTCAAAATTAATTCCATCAATTGCATTAATGGAAGCTCCCGGATACTTAAAATATAAATCTTTAACTTTAATCATAGATTTAATTATATATAGAAGTCATATTATTCTAGTTCAATATTTTATAAATATTTTTTATCAAAAACTCCAATGTATGGAAGGTTTCTTAATTTTTCTTGATAATCTAAGCCAAATCCTACTAGAAATTCATTTGGTGCTATAAAACCATATTTATCTACATCTAAATCAACTTTTCTTGTAACTGGTTTATTTAAAAGAGCAAGTATTTTGACAGAATTTGGGTTTCTTTTTAAAAACATTTTTTTGATTTTATCTAAAGTTATTCCTGAGTCAACAATGTCTTCAACTATTAGAACATCTTTATTTTCTATAGAACCAAAAGGATCTAAAACAATTTTAACTTGACCTGAACTTTTATCTGCACCTGCATAACTTGATGCTGAAACAAAATCTAGTTCATGTTCAACATTAACATGTTTAATTAATTCGGCCAAGAAAGGGACACTTCCTTTTAAAAGTCCAACAAGAACTAAATTATTAGTATTTTTATATGTTGTGTTAACCCAATTAGCTAATTCAATGATTTTTTGTTTAATTTCTTGTTCAGTAAAAACTATTTTTTTAATTTTTTTATTAATGTTATTTTCTGTCATAATCACGTTTCACTCCCACACTAATATTTGATTAATTATAAAAGAATTTTTCTTTTATTAAATGTTTTATAAATTGAATTTAATTTTTTGGACATATGTGAATAAGAAATACATATTTTTTGTGTTATTTTAATTTGAGATTTTTTATATTTCAAAAATACAATTTTTGCAACTTTCATAAAAAAAATTGGTTAAAATTATGATTTTTTCTATCTTTTGTATAATTAATTAATATTTATTAATCAAAGTAATTTATACTAATTAGTATTTAATTATTAATCATATTATTAAAACAAGTTAGTATTTTTAATTTCTTAGTAAATATATTTCAAGAAATATTTTATATTTCAAAAGGAGAAAAATGCGTTTTAAAAAAACAATACTAATTTTATCCTCAGGAATAACCACATTACCTGTTGTAATTTCTGCTTCATGCAACAATAACAATAATAGTAGTGAAAAAACACCTGAACAAGATAAAAATATTAAATCAAATATATTGAATCAAAAGATATCTGAGTTTGAAAAATATGTTGAAACATTTAGAGAAATTGATGATGAAAACATCAATACTCTTTGCTTAGCTGCTTCAAAAAACATTGAAAAATTCAAAAGTAAGTCAGTTGCTGGAACATTGACAGAAAAAGATATAGAAACAGAGTTTAATAAATTTAAAAAGGATGCTATTAACGCTTGCGTATCTAACAATGTTAAATTAGATGAAACTAATCAAAAATTAGAAAACCTTGTAAAAGAAATTAAAGAGTTATCAGATAAATATTTAGGTGAAAAAGTTAAAACTAATTCTGATAGGGCTGTTGATTTTCTAAAGGTAGTTTCTACTTTTATAACTAATGACTTAGTTAATGCAATGAAAACTCAAGCGCCAAAAAAATATGCTGAACAATTAAGTTTAATTAACAAAATAGAAATCGGAATTAAAGA
It encodes the following:
- a CDS encoding phosphoglycerate kinase is translated as MKKIVTDINLKDKKVILRADFNVPIENGIIQDNTRITKAIETIKYIVNEGGKLMILSHLGRIKTEEDKSKKTLELVHLELEKLLNKKVYYVRATRGKQVEDTFNNLKSGEILIIENTRWEDLNDKAESKNSPELGKYWASLADVFINDAFGTLHRAHASNRGIAANIKESAIGFLVKKELEALSPLVENIKKPYVSIIGGAKVTDKIKVLENIAPLVDKLIIGGGMAYTFLNAQGKKIGNSLLDSESLEFSKKFYETYRDKIVLPIDFKVSKEFEDSKPIIQENEIEDGYQGLDVGPKSVDLFIKSLEDAKTIVWNGPLGVIEFENYKQGTIAIAHAIGKQKDCYSVIGGGDSASAVNKEKISHLFSHISTGGGATLEFLKGSVLPGLELIQEK
- the ligA gene encoding NAD-dependent DNA ligase LigA, giving the protein MEKNKEIKDEIKRLVDLINKWDEEYFIENNPSVSDLEYDKNYYKLEKLENEYPELVLSNSPTKKVGSKSNNSNLNTQKFRHEQPMLSLSKAYHYDEVAKFIDNINKNVPIEDINFSIEPKIDGLSISLHYDNGILVRAVTRGDGIEGEDVTTNVKKIKTVPQNINYKDKIEIRGEVFLPKQSFEKINDEIQQKNKEILFNNAKIDDPKKHKKLLKLFANPRNAASGTLRQLDSDVVEERNLQAFLYELVQPEKHNIHFQDEALKFIESLGLPINKSFGKIIEVEQLEEEIENFSEIKNNLEYDADGLVIKLNNLKYWKKLGKTAKFPKHSIAFKYDVEVAYSIIKNIKTSIGRTGKVTYIANLEPVELNQTIVQNATLHNYNFIKSLNLNIGDEVKIVKAGEIIPKVLELVSKNSEGTFEKITKCSSCYNDLVEIEDNVDQFCVNPNCDEIKINSIYHFSSRKALNIAGLGLTTVQDLYKANLITRIQDIFELQNHIQQIKELPRYADLKINNLLNSIEGCKTAPFHKVLFALGIKHMGERAAKLFAKKYSSFSEMINNKNFEDMELINNIGPKIIESVIEYFNKEDNIELMQYLDSIFDYSKNKNDLLVSTKFENINFVITGKLNNSRDWYVEIIEKNSGHVSSSISKNTNYLILGENAGSKLEKAKALNVKIITEDDFEKLLGEGNE
- the tpiA gene encoding triose-phosphate isomerase, with translation MNKKILIGNWKMNKDFDETLEFIDNLNKAFKFTFKKNRDKLENIDIAIAIPHINLVALKGFDRTKKIMACSQDSSEHEDGAFTGQVSAKMLANIGVHFGILGHSERRTYLNESNQLVNAKAKKLIEHNITPIICIGDSLKEYEDKKSKDILKKQLIESTKDLDLSRIVIAYEPIWAIGTGKSANAEYANEIAKYIKNILNQNVQVLYGGSVNSSNVEQLDKQEFINGFLVGGASLDINHWMDIIRKVTDTK
- the hpt gene encoding hypoxanthine phosphoribosyltransferase produces the protein MTENNINKKIKKIVFTEQEIKQKIIELANWVNTTYKNTNNLVLVGLLKGSVPFLAELIKHVNVEHELDFVSASSYAGADKSSGQVKIVLDPFGSIENKDVLIVEDIVDSGITLDKIKKMFLKRNPNSVKILALLNKPVTRKVDLDVDKYGFIAPNEFLVGFGLDYQEKLRNLPYIGVFDKKYL
- a CDS encoding energy-coupling factor transporter ATPase, with protein sequence MIKVKDLYFKYPGASINAIDGINFEIPDGKYVAILGHNGSGKSTFSKLLVALYKPYSGSIEINGTVISKSTLREIRKKIGIIFQNPDNQFIGASVEDDIAFGLENQELPRKEMKPIIDKLAESVGMKEYLTREPQVLSGGQKQRVAIASVLALNPEIIIFDEVTSMLDPAGKTQVLKIIREIQQERKKTLISITHDMDEAVLADYLLVFSKGKIVAQGSPKEILKNKKIIDLAKIDSPFVYKLSEKIKGIQPTYDEKELIDQLCK
- a CDS encoding nitroreductase family protein, whose amino-acid sequence is MDFYKSVLNRASVRNYDTSKPIRKEDYKKLIDAIKLAPTSSNWHSSSAIVIRDKKQLKQIASLSKYTGAIESCDMFVVFLADYNRMNFAMKEYPEFEYNNHSIESYTVGVGDAFIQATMLQDMAINLGYGTCFIGLVRAMTKELIGALNIKGQAFPVIGLTIGSKKEEPEVKPKLNRVFDGVYEIDKLEKDAKEYSDKIEKYYAKLNPDKPAWPYLKATIKSASSYQMQTEEVEKIWDIDLITKK
- a CDS encoding energy-coupling factor transporter ATPase; translation: MQINIKELTHIFNRKTPNEMKAVDSASATIKQGEYVGIIGQTGSGKTTFIEHLNALLLPDKGVVEWVYEDEKYNKKTKKKEKVIETFSVKPSRRKKVKKAKDIRKRIGIVFQFAEYQLFEETIEKDICFGPKSFGVKIDEAKTRAKKYLELVGLDETYLRKSPFGLSGGQKRRVALAGILAMEPDVLIADEPTAGLDPVGVREILDIFRKLNNEGKTIIIVTHDLDNVLEETKRVIVFKKGEIIRDDETYKVLKDVDFLTSNSMEPPKLLNFISKLEKKGLKIPQVKSIDELANFLNQSKKQKGGK
- a CDS encoding energy-coupling factor transporter transmembrane protein EcfT, with product MSSPVGSYISNSTFIHKLDPRLKLSVSIIYITLTFATDYFITLGILLIPIMIGYIIATKSFVPVLKLLKLPLFLGILIFFINIYTMPLPNELWPSNPIHHVWLYLGTIGENKYAITYEVFATTLGIVLRVYVMIIATSLFVITTKPILLTKAIEDLLFPLKFLFVPTHIIAMIISISLRFIPTLLDEAKRIMKAQASRGIDFKNGKLKDKAKSFTTLIIPLFVTSFAKAEDLANAMETRGYDPYQKRTRYRHLIFKWQDYVITLFVIGLIIFVATSIHVDFLPRWYTIAHYIF